One Nicotiana sylvestris chromosome 12, ASM39365v2, whole genome shotgun sequence genomic window carries:
- the LOC104213698 gene encoding uncharacterized protein, translated as MTDATNVDEKLSMIERNIEVLKKTVEDKDLQIAQLMNKLEAYTPGESSHVPPRSPVFTSQKMDVEESLAKFSIQREQQSTSVATLSVQQLQDMITNTIRAQYGGPSQSSLYYSKPNTKRIDFLTMPTNYQPLKLHQFDGKGNPRQYITHFIETCSNAGTHGDFLVKQFVLSLKRNTFDWYIDLEPESIDSWEQLEKEFLDCFNSTRRTVNMIELIGTKQRKDEPVVDYINRWRALSLDCKDYLSEISVVEMCI; from the coding sequence ATGACTGACGCAACTAATGTGGATGAGAAGCTTTCCATGATAGAACGGAATATTGAAGTCTTGAAGAAAACTGTTGAAGACAAAGACCTTCAAATTGCTCAACTCATGAACAAATTGGAGGCATATACACCTGGAGAGTCAAGCCACGTCCCTCCTCGTTCACCTGTCTTCACCTCGCAAAAAATGGATGTTGAGGAATCGCTTGCCAAGTTCAGCATTCAGAGGGAACAACAATCCACTTCGGTTGCAACGTTATCTGTCCAACAATTGCAAGACATGATAACAAACACCATCAGAGCTCAATATGGCGGACCATCACAAAGTTCATTGTACTACTCTAAGCCTAATACTAAGAGGATTGATTTCCTAACTATGCCAACCAATTATCAACCACTAAAGCTGCATCAATTTGATGGCAAAGGAAACCCAAGGCAATATATTACCCACTTTATCGAGACTTGTAGCAATGCTGGAACGCATGGTGACTTTTTGGTAAAGCAATTTGTTCTTTCGCTGAAAAGGAACACATTTGACTGGTATATTGACTTGGAACCCGAGTCTATTGATAGTTGGGAACAACTTGAGAAGGAATTCCTCGATTGTTTTAATAGTACCCGAAGAACTGTAAACATGATAGAGTTGATAGGCACCAAGCAAAGAAAGGACGAGCCCGTGGTGGATTACATCAATCGTTGGAGGGCATTAAGTTTGGATTGCAAGGATTACCTTTCAGAAATATCTGTTGTGGAGATGTGCATTTAG
- the LOC104213697 gene encoding amidophosphoribosyltransferase, chloroplastic-like, with translation MSAAAAAAAGATAATTHQSHHDNHFRSFAETPYQNHFSLAPKTLPKPYKHLFSNTRKIAVTAASSKNPLKDVVLDGHSFGSYFDDDDKPREECGVVGIYGDPEASRLCYLALHSLQHRGQEGAGIVAVHENVLQTITGVGLVADVFSESNLSQLPGDMAIGHVRYSTAGSSMLENVQPFVASYKFGSVGVAHNGNFVNYLALRAELEEDGAIFKTSSDTEVVLHLIAKSKKKPFLLRILEACEKLQGAYSMVFATQDKLVAVRDPYGFRPLVMGERENGAIVFASETCALDLIEAKYEREVLPGEILVVDKDQGVQSFSLVPKPEPKSCIFEHIYFAQPNSVVFGRSVYESRCAFGEILATVAPVDCDVVIAVPDSGVVSALGYAKKAGVPFQQGLIRSHYVGRTFIEPSQKIRDFGVKLKLSPVRAVLDGKRVVVVDDSIVRGTTSSKIVRLLKEAGAKEVHMRIASPPIIASCYYGVDTPNSEELISNRMNVEEIRKFIGSDSLAFLPLDNLNKLLGSDSTKYCYACFSGKYPVQPKGNVEKVEDSVDNGLSGNIEA, from the exons ATGTCCGCCGCTGCAGCCGCCGCCGCCGGTGCCACGGCTGCAACCACCCATCAATCTCATCACGacaaccactttcgctctttTGCCGAAACCCCATATCAGAATCACTTTTCTTTGGCCcctaaaaccctaccaaaacCCTACAAACACCTCTTCTCTAACACCCGCAAGATTGCTGTAACGGCAGCCTCttcaaaaaatcccttaaaagaCGTCGTTTTGGATGGCCATTCTTTCGGTTCTTACTTCGACGACGACGACAAACCCCGAGAAGAGTGTGGCGTTGTTGGCATCTATGGTGATCCAGAAGCCTCTCGGCTATGTTATTTAGCTCTTCACTCACTTCAACACCGTGGCCAAGAAGGCGCTGGCATTGTTGCGGTCCATGAAAACGTGCTTCAAACCATTACAG GTGTTGGATTGGTGGCTGATGTTTTCAGCGAGTCAAATCTCAGTCAACTGCCCGGTGACATGGCAATAGGTCACGTAAGGTACTCCACAGCTGGTTCTTCAATGCTAGAGAATGTTCAGCCTTTCGTTGCAAGTTATAAATTTGGATCAGTTGGTGTTGCCCACAATGGCAATTTTGTGAATTACCTAGCTCTTCGTGCTGAACTTGAGGAAGACGGGGCAATTTTCAAGACTAGTTCTGATACTGAGGTGGTTCTTCACCTTATtgctaaatcaaagaaaaaaccTTTTCTTTTGAGGATTCTTGAGGCTTGTGAAAAATTACAAGGAGCTTATTCTATGGTGTTTGCTACTCAGGATAAGTTGGTTGCTGTGAGGGATCCTTACGGGTTTAGGCCATTAGTTATGGGTGAGAGGGAAAATGGTGCTATAGTTTTCGCGTCCGAGACATGTGCATTGGATTTAATTGAGGCTAAATATGAAAGGGAAGTTTTACCTGGTGAAATATTGGTAGTAGATAAAGATCAAGGGGTTCAATCTTTTTCATTGGTGCCTAAACCTGAGCCAAAATCTTGCATCTTTGAGCATATTTACTTTGCTCAACCTAATTCTGTTGTGTTTGGTAGGTCTGTGTATGAGTCAAGATGTGCATTTGGGGAAATTCTTGCGACAGTAGCACCCGTGGATTGTGATGTTGTGATTGCTGTACCTGATTCAGGCGTTGTATCTGCACTTGGTTATGCTAAAAAAGCAGGTGTACCATTTCAACAAGGTTTAATAAGGTCACATTATGTTGGTAGGACATTTATCGAGCCATCACAAAAAATTAGAGATTTCGGGGTCAAGCTTAAGCTTTCGCCTGTTAGGGCTGTATTGGACGGGAAAAGAGTCGTAGTTGTGGACGATTCGATAGTGAGAGGGACGACGTCGTCTAAGATTGTGAGGTTGTTAAAGGAGGCAGGAGCAAAAGAAGTTCATATGAGAATTGCTAGCCCTCCAATTATAGCTTCTTGTTATTATGGAGTGGACACTCCTAATTCAGAAGAGTTGATATCTAATAGGATGAATGTGGAGGAAATTAGGAAGTTTATAGGGTCAGATTCCTTAGCATTTTTGCCATTGGATAATTTGAACAAGTTGTTAGGAAGTGATTCTACAAAATATTGTTATGCTTGCTTTTCTGGGAAGTATCCTGTACAGCCAAAGGGCAATGTGGAAAAGGTTGAAGACTCTGTTGACAATGGATTAAGTGGAAATATTGAGGCATGA